The Sesamum indicum cultivar Zhongzhi No. 13 linkage group LG6, S_indicum_v1.0, whole genome shotgun sequence genome has a segment encoding these proteins:
- the LOC105163411 gene encoding chromatin modification-related protein MEAF6-like isoform X1 — protein sequence MDSEGRVYFPKYCKWVCNVLLFFLVQIFTFSLGQRTSSNPSAMLAALLCKRAKLHEELRNIEKQVYDMETSYLQDPSQCGNVLKGFEGFLSSSKSTTLLKRSRKFQPEDRLFSLSSVTSPAAEEIARDGGVSANGPGKPKKGRGPREAKRRQSSEADFDYEDDPDLM from the exons ATGGATTCAGAAGGTAGAGTATATTTCCCCAAATATTGTAAATGGGTCTGCAATGTACTTCTATTCTTTCTTGTacaaattttcacattttctttaGGACAACGAACTTCTTCAAACCCTTCTGCGATGTTGGCTGCGCTTTTATGCAAAAGGGCCAAGCTGCATGAAGAACTCCGGAATATCGAGAAACAG GTATACGATATGGAGACGAGTTATTTACAGGATCCAAGCCAATGTGGCAATGTCTTGAAAGGTTTTGAAGGGTTTTTGTCATCCTCCAAGAGCACTACTCT CCTGAAACGATCCAGGAAGTTTCAGCCTGAAGATAGGCTCTTTTCATTATCTTCTGTCACTTCACCAGCC GCTGAAGAAATTGCAAGAGATGGTGGCGTATCAGCAAATGGACC TGGAAAACCAAAGAAAGGCAGAGGGCCAAGAGAGGCAAAGAGAAGGCAATCTAGCGAAGCTGATTTCGACTATGAAGATGATCCCGATCTCATGTAG
- the LOC105163412 gene encoding protein root UVB sensitive 2, chloroplastic isoform X1, producing MNLSEIIKMLQKKSNDPPQSPAPAPVPVYWVETSDSVSHHFQFEPDGQLSVKRVDDARPASRRMVESFLNKFFPSGYPYSVNEGYLRYTQFRALQHFSSATLSVLSTQSLLFAAGLRPTPAQATAVSWILKDGMQHVGKLICSNLGARMDSEPKCWRILADVLYDLGTGLEVISPLCPHLFLEMAGLGNFAKGMAVVAARATRLPIYSSFAKEGNLSDLFAKGEAISTLFNVLGIGAGIQLASTVCSSMQGKLVVGPLLSLFHIYCVTEEMRATPVNTLNPQRTAMIVADFLKRGRIPSPADLRYQEDLLFPGRLIEEAGSVKVGRPLHNVVKPSQLHQVKEKFPEEKFILNRGTKWTDMILERNATGEDALKGWLVAAYAAEIEKTLLKTSSDPLEEAYERMVNVFSPFLSELQAKGWHTDRFLDGTGCRFAL from the exons ATGAATCTTTCG GAAATAATTAAGATGCTACAGAAGAAATCAAATGATCCGCCTCAGTCGCCGGCGCCGGCTCCTGTGCCCGTCTACTGGGTTGAAACTTCGGATTCGGTGTCCCACCACTTTCAGTTCGAACCCGATGGTCAACTTTCC gTTAAGAGAGTTGATGATGCAAGACCTGCCTCCCGTCGGATGGTTGAGTCCTTTCTGAATAAGTTCTTTCCATCAGGTTATCCATATAG TGTGAATGAGGGATATCTACGATATACACAATTTCGTGCACTGCAGCACTTCTCCAGTGCAACATTATCTGTATTATCAACTCAG TCACTTCTATTTGCTGCAGGCTTGCGACCTACACCTGCACAGGCTACTGCTGTTAGTTGG ATTTTAAAAGATGGTATGCAGCATGTGGGGAAGCTCATATGTAGTAACTTGGGTGCAAGAATGGACTCAGAACCTAAATGTTGGAGGATTTTGG CCGATGTTCTTTATGACTTGGGTACTGGTCTGGAAGTAATTTCCCCTTTATGCCCACACTTATTCCTTGAAATGGCTGGGCTTGGCAATTTTGCTAAG GGAATGGCAGTTGTCGCAGCAAGAGCAACAAGATTGCCCATATATTCTTCATTCGCCAAAGAGGGAAATCTGAGCGACCTATTTGCCAAAGGTGAAGCCATTTCTACTCTGTTTAATGTTCTTGGGATAGGAGCTGGAATTCAGTTAGCATCTACTGTTTGCTCATCAATGCAGGGAAAG TTGGTGGTTGGACCTCTCCTATCTTTGTTTCATATTTACTGTGTCACGGAAGAGATGCGAGCAACTCCAGTTAACACTCTAAATCCACAGAGAACCGCAATGATCGTTGCGGACTTTCTAAAG AGAGGTCGAATACCTAGTCCTGCTGATCTAAGATATCAAGAAGATCTCCTATTCCCCGGACGACTGATAGAAGAAGCTGGAAGTGTTAAGGTGGGAAGACCTTTACACAATGTTGTCAAGCCTTCACAACTGCACcaagttaaagaaaaatttccagaagaaaaatttattttaaatcgtGGAACCAAATGGACAGACATGATACTGGAGCGTAATGCTACCGGGGAAGATGCATTGAAGGGATGGCTAGTTGCTGCATATGCAGCTGAGATTGAGAAGACGTTGCTTAAAACCAGCAGCGATCCCCTGGAGGAGGCTTATGAGAGGATGGTCAACGTGTTTTCTCCATTCCTCTCCGAGCTGCAGGCCAAAGGGTGGCACACTGATCGTTTTCTTGATGGAACTGGATGCCGTTTTGCTTTGTAG
- the LOC105163412 gene encoding protein root UVB sensitive 2, chloroplastic isoform X2 yields MVESFLNKFFPSGYPYSVNEGYLRYTQFRALQHFSSATLSVLSTQSLLFAAGLRPTPAQATAVSWILKDGMQHVGKLICSNLGARMDSEPKCWRILADVLYDLGTGLEVISPLCPHLFLEMAGLGNFAKGMAVVAARATRLPIYSSFAKEGNLSDLFAKGEAISTLFNVLGIGAGIQLASTVCSSMQGKLVVGPLLSLFHIYCVTEEMRATPVNTLNPQRTAMIVADFLKRGRIPSPADLRYQEDLLFPGRLIEEAGSVKVGRPLHNVVKPSQLHQVKEKFPEEKFILNRGTKWTDMILERNATGEDALKGWLVAAYAAEIEKTLLKTSSDPLEEAYERMVNVFSPFLSELQAKGWHTDRFLDGTGCRFAL; encoded by the exons ATGGTTGAGTCCTTTCTGAATAAGTTCTTTCCATCAGGTTATCCATATAG TGTGAATGAGGGATATCTACGATATACACAATTTCGTGCACTGCAGCACTTCTCCAGTGCAACATTATCTGTATTATCAACTCAG TCACTTCTATTTGCTGCAGGCTTGCGACCTACACCTGCACAGGCTACTGCTGTTAGTTGG ATTTTAAAAGATGGTATGCAGCATGTGGGGAAGCTCATATGTAGTAACTTGGGTGCAAGAATGGACTCAGAACCTAAATGTTGGAGGATTTTGG CCGATGTTCTTTATGACTTGGGTACTGGTCTGGAAGTAATTTCCCCTTTATGCCCACACTTATTCCTTGAAATGGCTGGGCTTGGCAATTTTGCTAAG GGAATGGCAGTTGTCGCAGCAAGAGCAACAAGATTGCCCATATATTCTTCATTCGCCAAAGAGGGAAATCTGAGCGACCTATTTGCCAAAGGTGAAGCCATTTCTACTCTGTTTAATGTTCTTGGGATAGGAGCTGGAATTCAGTTAGCATCTACTGTTTGCTCATCAATGCAGGGAAAG TTGGTGGTTGGACCTCTCCTATCTTTGTTTCATATTTACTGTGTCACGGAAGAGATGCGAGCAACTCCAGTTAACACTCTAAATCCACAGAGAACCGCAATGATCGTTGCGGACTTTCTAAAG AGAGGTCGAATACCTAGTCCTGCTGATCTAAGATATCAAGAAGATCTCCTATTCCCCGGACGACTGATAGAAGAAGCTGGAAGTGTTAAGGTGGGAAGACCTTTACACAATGTTGTCAAGCCTTCACAACTGCACcaagttaaagaaaaatttccagaagaaaaatttattttaaatcgtGGAACCAAATGGACAGACATGATACTGGAGCGTAATGCTACCGGGGAAGATGCATTGAAGGGATGGCTAGTTGCTGCATATGCAGCTGAGATTGAGAAGACGTTGCTTAAAACCAGCAGCGATCCCCTGGAGGAGGCTTATGAGAGGATGGTCAACGTGTTTTCTCCATTCCTCTCCGAGCTGCAGGCCAAAGGGTGGCACACTGATCGTTTTCTTGATGGAACTGGATGCCGTTTTGCTTTGTAG
- the LOC105163411 gene encoding chromatin modification-related protein MEAF6-like isoform X2, with amino-acid sequence MDSEGQRTSSNPSAMLAALLCKRAKLHEELRNIEKQVYDMETSYLQDPSQCGNVLKGFEGFLSSSKSTTLLKRSRKFQPEDRLFSLSSVTSPAAEEIARDGGVSANGPGKPKKGRGPREAKRRQSSEADFDYEDDPDLM; translated from the exons ATGGATTCAGAAG GACAACGAACTTCTTCAAACCCTTCTGCGATGTTGGCTGCGCTTTTATGCAAAAGGGCCAAGCTGCATGAAGAACTCCGGAATATCGAGAAACAG GTATACGATATGGAGACGAGTTATTTACAGGATCCAAGCCAATGTGGCAATGTCTTGAAAGGTTTTGAAGGGTTTTTGTCATCCTCCAAGAGCACTACTCT CCTGAAACGATCCAGGAAGTTTCAGCCTGAAGATAGGCTCTTTTCATTATCTTCTGTCACTTCACCAGCC GCTGAAGAAATTGCAAGAGATGGTGGCGTATCAGCAAATGGACC TGGAAAACCAAAGAAAGGCAGAGGGCCAAGAGAGGCAAAGAGAAGGCAATCTAGCGAAGCTGATTTCGACTATGAAGATGATCCCGATCTCATGTAG
- the LOC105163412 gene encoding protein root UVB sensitive 2, chloroplastic isoform X3: MRDIYDIHNFVHCSTSPVQHYLYYQLRDISQCLTPFQSLLFAAGLRPTPAQATAVSWILKDGMQHVGKLICSNLGARMDSEPKCWRILADVLYDLGTGLEVISPLCPHLFLEMAGLGNFAKGMAVVAARATRLPIYSSFAKEGNLSDLFAKGEAISTLFNVLGIGAGIQLASTVCSSMQGKLVVGPLLSLFHIYCVTEEMRATPVNTLNPQRTAMIVADFLKRGRIPSPADLRYQEDLLFPGRLIEEAGSVKVGRPLHNVVKPSQLHQVKEKFPEEKFILNRGTKWTDMILERNATGEDALKGWLVAAYAAEIEKTLLKTSSDPLEEAYERMVNVFSPFLSELQAKGWHTDRFLDGTGCRFAL; this comes from the exons ATGAGGGATATCTACGATATACACAATTTCGTGCACTGCAGCACTTCTCCAGTGCAACATTATCTGTATTATCAACTCAG GGATATTTCTCAGTGTCTTACTCCCTTTCAGTCACTTCTATTTGCTGCAGGCTTGCGACCTACACCTGCACAGGCTACTGCTGTTAGTTGG ATTTTAAAAGATGGTATGCAGCATGTGGGGAAGCTCATATGTAGTAACTTGGGTGCAAGAATGGACTCAGAACCTAAATGTTGGAGGATTTTGG CCGATGTTCTTTATGACTTGGGTACTGGTCTGGAAGTAATTTCCCCTTTATGCCCACACTTATTCCTTGAAATGGCTGGGCTTGGCAATTTTGCTAAG GGAATGGCAGTTGTCGCAGCAAGAGCAACAAGATTGCCCATATATTCTTCATTCGCCAAAGAGGGAAATCTGAGCGACCTATTTGCCAAAGGTGAAGCCATTTCTACTCTGTTTAATGTTCTTGGGATAGGAGCTGGAATTCAGTTAGCATCTACTGTTTGCTCATCAATGCAGGGAAAG TTGGTGGTTGGACCTCTCCTATCTTTGTTTCATATTTACTGTGTCACGGAAGAGATGCGAGCAACTCCAGTTAACACTCTAAATCCACAGAGAACCGCAATGATCGTTGCGGACTTTCTAAAG AGAGGTCGAATACCTAGTCCTGCTGATCTAAGATATCAAGAAGATCTCCTATTCCCCGGACGACTGATAGAAGAAGCTGGAAGTGTTAAGGTGGGAAGACCTTTACACAATGTTGTCAAGCCTTCACAACTGCACcaagttaaagaaaaatttccagaagaaaaatttattttaaatcgtGGAACCAAATGGACAGACATGATACTGGAGCGTAATGCTACCGGGGAAGATGCATTGAAGGGATGGCTAGTTGCTGCATATGCAGCTGAGATTGAGAAGACGTTGCTTAAAACCAGCAGCGATCCCCTGGAGGAGGCTTATGAGAGGATGGTCAACGTGTTTTCTCCATTCCTCTCCGAGCTGCAGGCCAAAGGGTGGCACACTGATCGTTTTCTTGATGGAACTGGATGCCGTTTTGCTTTGTAG